One region of Bubalus kerabau isolate K-KA32 ecotype Philippines breed swamp buffalo chromosome 6, PCC_UOA_SB_1v2, whole genome shotgun sequence genomic DNA includes:
- the MTMR11 gene encoding myotubularin-related protein 11 isoform X5, with translation MPEPRSRQLGSCLASGGLPGEQILAWAPGVRKGLEPEMPGTLICSNLRVTFQPRGWQRSQETPLSSEYDFSLANIGRLEAVNGPSRVQLLRPGSLLKFIPEEILIHGQDFRLLRVGFEAGGLEPQAFQVTMAIVQARAQNSPAQQYAGITLSKAGQSSDSRKPPIPLLETIEDWETERKKQAARGWRVSTVNERFDVATSLPRYFWVPNRTLDSEVRRAFGHFHQGRGPRLSWHHPGGSDLLRCGGFYTASDPNKEDIRAVESMLQAGHSDVVLVDTMDELPSLADVQLAHLRLRALCLPDSSVAEDKWFSALEGTRWLDYTRSCLRKASDISVLVTSRVRSVVLQERGDRDFNGLLSSLVQLLSAPEARTLLGFQSLVQREWVAAGHPFLTRLGGSGASEEAPVFLLFLDCVWQLLQQFPAEFEFSEFFLLALHDSVRVPDTLTFLRDTPWERGKQSGQFNNYTQVYTPGFPGAGNSINPQLSVWDWNLRYSNKQILQFRNPGYDPEHCPDSWLPRQQPSFMVPGPPSSVWLFSRGALTPLSQLCPWRDSPSLLAVSSRWLPRPAISSESLADQEWGLPSHWGACPLPPGLLLPGCLGPQIRLWRRCYLRGRPEVQMGLSAPTISGLQEELSHLQELLRKWTPRISPEDHSKKRNPNTILSQSR, from the exons ATGCCAGAGCCCAGGAGTCGTCAGCTGGGCAGCTGCCTGGCCTCTGGAGGCCTCCCAG GGGAGCAGATTCTAGCATGGGCCCCAGGGGTGAGGAAGGGGCTGGAACCTGAAATGCCTGGAACCCTGATCTGCAGCAACTTGAGGGTCACCTTCCAGCCCCGTGGATGGCAGCGGAGTCAG GAGACTCCCCTGAGCAGTGAGTATGATTTTTCCCTGGCCAACATTGGGCGATTAGAGGCTG TGAATGGCCCGTCCCGAGTccagctcctccgtccagggtCCCTGCTTAAATTTATCCCTGAGGAGATTCTGATTCATGGCCAAGACTTTCGGCTACTCAGAGTCGGTTTTGAGGCTGGAGGACTAGAGCCTCAGGCCTTTCAG GTGACCATGGCCATTGTCCAAGCCAGAGCTCAGAACAGTCCAGCCCAACAGTATGCAGGGATAACCCTGAGCAAGGCTG GCCAGAGTTCTGACTCCAGAAAACCACCTATTCCCCTCTTGGAGACAATAGAAGACTGGGAGACTGAGCGGAAAAAGCAGGCAGCCAGAGGCTGGAGGGTCAGCACTGTCAATGAGAGGTTCGACGTAGCCACCAG CCTCCCCCGTTACTTCTGGGTCCCTAACCGAACTCTGGACAGTGAGGTCAGGAGAGCATTTGGCCACTTCCATCAGGGCCGTGGACCG CGCCTGTCCTGGCATCACCCTGGGGGCAGTGATCTTCTTCGTTGTGGGGGCTTCTATACAGCCAGTGACCCCAACAAGGAGGATATCAG AGCAGTGGAGTCCATGCTTCAGGCTGGGCATTCAGACGTTGTCCTGGTAGACACCATGGATGAGCTGCCTAGTCTTGCAGATGTCCAACTTGCCCACCTGAGGCTGAGGGCCCTCTGCCTGCCTG ATTCATCTGTAGCTGAGGATAAATGGTTCTCAGCTCTGGAAGGAACACGATGGTTGGACTACACCAG GTCTTGTCTTCGAAAGGCCAGTGACATCTCAGTCTTAGTGACATCCAGGGTTCGCTCTGTAGTACTTCAAG AGCGCGGTGATCGTGATTTCAATGGCCTCCTCTCTTCACTCGTCCAGCTGCTTTCAGCCCCTGAAGCCCGAACACTGCTTGGCTTCCAATCACTAGTGCAACGAGAGTGGGTGGCAGCTGGACATCCTTTCCTGACCCGACTTGGGGGATCTGGGGCCAGTGAAGAG GCCCCGGTGTTTCTCCTCTTCCTTGATTGCGTCTGGCAGCTCCTCCAGCAGTTTCCAGCTGAGTTTGAATTTTCTGAGTTCTTCCTTCTTGCTCTTCATGACAGTGTCAGAGTTCCTGACACCCTTACATTCTTGAGAGACACTCCCTGGGAGCGTGGAAAGCAGAGTGGACAG TTCAACAACTATACACAAGTCTATACCCCTGGGTTCCCAGGGGCTGGGAACTCTATTAACCCACAGCTATCTGTCTGGGACTGGAATTTACGCTACAGCAATAAACAAATACTACAATTCCGTAATCCTGGCTATGACCCAGAACACTGCCCAGATTCCTGGCTCCCTAGACAGCAG CCAAGCTTCATGGTTCCTGGGCCCCCCAGTTCCGTGTGGCTCTTCTCTAGAGGGGCCCTGACACCCCTGAGTCAACTCTGTCCTTGGCGGGACAGTCCTTCCCTGCTGGCAGTCTCTTCTCGTTGGCTCCCTCGACCTGCTATCTCTTCTGAAAGCCTGGCTGATCAGGAGTGGGGGCTCCCCTCACACTGGGGAGCTTGCCCTTTACCCCCGGGACTGTTGCTGCCTGGATGTCTGGGAC